One genomic segment of Amycolatopsis granulosa includes these proteins:
- the metK gene encoding methionine adenosyltransferase: MTASNRRLFTSESVTEGHPDKICDAISDSILDALLAKDPRSRVAVETLITTGQVHVAGEVTTEAYADIPTIVRERILDIGYDSSAKGFDGNSCGVNVAIGAQSPDIAQGVDAAYEARVENAIDDIDRQGAGDQGLMFGYACSDTPELMPLPIALAHRLSRRLARVRKDGVLPYLRPDGKTQVTIEYAGDQPVRLDTVVVSTQHADGIDLETMLGVDVREQVVRPELTELDLDHGDVKLLVNPTGRFVIGGPMGDAGLTGRKIIVDTYGGMARHGGGAFSGKDPSKVDRSAAYAMRWVAKNVVAAGLAGRIEVQVAYAIGKASPVGLFVETFGTETVDPAKIQAAITEVFDLRPAAIIRDLDLLRPIYAATAAYGHFGRTDLQLPWENTDRADALRSLAGA, encoded by the coding sequence GTGACCGCGTCTAACCGCAGGCTGTTCACTTCGGAGTCGGTGACCGAGGGGCACCCGGACAAGATCTGTGACGCCATCAGCGACTCGATCCTGGACGCCCTCCTGGCCAAGGACCCGCGCTCCCGCGTCGCGGTCGAGACGCTGATCACCACCGGCCAGGTGCACGTCGCCGGTGAGGTGACCACCGAGGCCTACGCCGACATCCCGACCATCGTGCGTGAGCGGATCCTCGACATCGGCTACGACTCCTCCGCCAAGGGCTTCGACGGCAACTCCTGCGGGGTGAACGTCGCGATCGGCGCGCAGTCCCCGGACATCGCCCAGGGTGTGGACGCCGCCTACGAGGCGCGCGTGGAGAACGCCATCGACGACATCGACCGGCAGGGCGCCGGCGACCAGGGCCTGATGTTCGGTTACGCCTGCTCCGACACGCCCGAGCTGATGCCGCTGCCCATCGCGCTGGCCCACCGCCTGTCCCGGCGGCTCGCCCGCGTGCGCAAGGACGGCGTGCTGCCCTACCTGCGCCCGGACGGGAAGACGCAGGTCACCATCGAGTACGCCGGCGACCAGCCGGTGCGCCTGGACACCGTCGTGGTGTCCACGCAGCACGCCGACGGCATCGACCTGGAGACCATGCTCGGCGTCGACGTGCGCGAGCAGGTCGTGCGGCCCGAGCTGACCGAGCTGGACCTCGACCACGGTGACGTGAAGCTGCTGGTCAACCCCACCGGCCGGTTCGTCATCGGCGGCCCGATGGGCGACGCCGGGCTGACCGGCCGCAAGATCATCGTCGACACCTACGGCGGCATGGCGCGGCACGGTGGTGGCGCGTTCTCCGGCAAGGACCCGTCGAAGGTGGACCGGTCCGCGGCCTACGCGATGCGCTGGGTCGCCAAGAACGTGGTCGCCGCGGGTCTGGCCGGGCGGATCGAGGTGCAGGTCGCCTACGCGATCGGCAAGGCGTCGCCGGTCGGCCTGTTCGTGGAGACCTTCGGCACCGAGACGGTCGATCCGGCCAAGATCCAGGCCGCCATCACCGAGGTGTTCGACCTGCGCCCGGCCGCGATCATCCGCGACCTGGACCTGCTGCGCCCGATCTACGCCGCCACGGCCGCGTACGGCCACTTCGGCCGGACCGACCTCCAGCTGCCGTGGGAGAACACCGACCGCGCCGACGCGCTCCGGTCGCTCGCGGGCGCCTGA